The proteins below come from a single Desulfotomaculum sp. genomic window:
- a CDS encoding Xaa-Pro dipeptidase, giving the protein MKRRAGLLRDKLHMKAIDGLLVTKPENRKYLSGFSGTAGSLVVTREQLFLLTDFRYIEQARQECRQWQVIEIKTSTFDLIKTCLQDWKISRLGYEEDFLTHKQFLELSEKIPDGVLVPAAGMVEDLRMIKGQDEITQIIDSARLADEAFTHILNYLKPGCTEIEISLEMEYFMRKGGAKKSSFDIIVASGVRGAMPHGVASNKQLQAGDLVTMDFGCEFNDYCSDITRTVCLGAPTEMQERIYQTVLEAHDAGVNSIRQGVKASDVDQATRSIIEKYHFGENFRHSTGHGVGLIVHENPVISAKDGTILQAGMVITVEPGIYLPGWGGVRIEDMVLVEEKGARLLTNAPRDHLMAL; this is encoded by the coding sequence ATGAAAAGAAGAGCTGGTCTTTTAAGAGACAAGCTGCACATGAAGGCAATTGACGGCCTGCTTGTAACGAAGCCAGAAAACCGGAAATACCTGAGCGGCTTTTCCGGAACCGCCGGCTCCCTGGTGGTTACCCGGGAACAGCTTTTTCTGCTGACCGATTTCCGCTACATAGAACAGGCGCGGCAGGAGTGCAGGCAGTGGCAAGTTATTGAAATAAAAACTTCCACTTTTGATCTGATAAAAACTTGTTTGCAGGACTGGAAAATATCGCGTCTTGGTTACGAAGAGGATTTTCTGACACATAAGCAGTTCCTCGAGTTAAGCGAAAAGATCCCTGACGGTGTCTTAGTCCCCGCCGCCGGTATGGTTGAAGATTTAAGGATGATCAAAGGCCAGGATGAGATCACGCAGATTATTGATTCCGCCAGACTGGCCGATGAGGCTTTTACACATATTCTTAATTATCTTAAACCAGGCTGCACAGAGATTGAAATATCTCTGGAAATGGAGTATTTTATGCGCAAAGGGGGTGCAAAAAAGAGCTCCTTTGATATAATAGTTGCCTCCGGGGTACGCGGGGCAATGCCTCATGGAGTGGCCTCGAACAAACAATTGCAAGCCGGTGATCTTGTAACAATGGATTTTGGATGCGAGTTCAATGATTATTGTTCAGATATTACCAGAACTGTTTGCCTGGGTGCTCCCACGGAAATGCAGGAACGTATTTACCAAACCGTTCTTGAGGCCCATGATGCGGGTGTTAATTCAATCAGGCAGGGAGTGAAGGCTTCCGATGTTGATCAGGCAACCCGCAGCATTATTGAAAAATATCATTTCGGCGAAAATTTTCGTCACAGCACAGGGCACGGTGTAGGGCTGATCGTACATGAAAACCCTGTGATTTCAGCAAAAGACGGGACTATACTTCAGGCGGGCATGGTAATAACTGTTGAACCGGGGATTTATCTTCCCGGCTGGGGCGGGGTGCGTATTGAAGATATGGTCCTGGTTGAGGAAAAAGGAGCGCGGCTGCTTACCAATGCGCCGAGGGATCACCTGATGGCATTATAA
- the aroQ gene encoding type II 3-dehydroquinate dehydratase — MRILVLHGPNLNLLGKREPGIYGSLSLESINSLLQRLAAELNVELECRQSNSESELINWLHNAAPETDAVVFNPGAFTHYSYALADAAAAISIPVVEVHLSNIYAREQFRRQSVISPAAAGQISGFGAESYLLGLRAAVSLVKKEER, encoded by the coding sequence TTGAGAATTCTAGTCCTTCACGGGCCAAACCTTAACCTGCTTGGAAAGCGTGAACCGGGGATTTACGGGTCTTTATCCCTGGAATCAATTAACTCGCTCCTGCAGCGGCTGGCGGCTGAATTAAATGTTGAACTGGAATGCCGCCAGTCAAATTCCGAAAGCGAGCTGATCAACTGGCTTCACAATGCCGCGCCCGAAACAGACGCAGTAGTTTTTAACCCCGGCGCCTTTACGCATTACAGCTACGCTTTGGCAGACGCCGCAGCGGCAATATCAATTCCGGTAGTCGAGGTTCACCTGTCTAACATTTATGCCCGCGAACAGTTTCGCCGTCAATCCGTAATTTCCCCTGCAGCCGCAGGACAGATCAGCGGATTCGGAGCGGAAAGCTACCTGCTGGGTTTAAGGGCTGCGGTAAGCCTTGTTAAGAAAGAGGAAAGATGA
- a CDS encoding TldD/PmbA family protein, with protein sequence MDEQALLNLAESACNNAKLAGAGEAEAYLSYNKEFSAEVREGKTETIKVALDQGLGLRVVKNGKVGFAYTSDLEKASLKNIADQAIANARETAADPYRIFPSPSPLYPELDLYDSAVIKTPVETKIDLAKAMEEAARAFDPRIKIIESSNYQDIDACVILVNSKGIKNSYRATYCGVNLSLVAGEGEDQQTGFAMDYRLRFDDLNAEKIGREAAFRAVRMLGAKPVSTRETAVLFDPYVAAGFLDLLGPALTAEAVQKGRSFFIGKVNQPVAALTLNIIDDGIMPGGIASAPFDGEGVQMSRKTLIEGGVLKGYLHNTYTAAKENGASTGNCMRSSYKSAPDVGTTNFYIQPGVYAPDELINSTGNGIYITEVIGMHTANPISGDFSVGAAGILIENGQLTKPVRGIAIAGNIQEVLQQVDGIGSDLIFFGSQGSPTLRIARMIVSGH encoded by the coding sequence TTGGATGAGCAAGCATTATTAAACTTGGCCGAATCTGCGTGTAATAACGCCAAGCTGGCGGGAGCAGGCGAAGCCGAAGCTTACCTTAGTTACAACAAGGAATTTTCTGCCGAAGTCCGTGAGGGCAAAACCGAGACAATAAAAGTAGCCCTGGATCAGGGCTTGGGTCTGCGCGTCGTAAAAAATGGAAAGGTCGGGTTCGCCTATACTTCCGATTTGGAAAAGGCTTCTCTGAAAAATATCGCTGATCAGGCAATAGCAAATGCCCGTGAAACGGCCGCTGATCCATACCGGATATTTCCATCCCCTTCTCCCCTGTACCCCGAGCTGGACCTGTATGATTCTGCTGTCATCAAAACTCCTGTCGAGACAAAAATCGACCTTGCCAAGGCGATGGAGGAGGCAGCGCGTGCTTTTGATCCACGGATAAAGATAATCGAAAGTTCGAACTACCAGGACATAGATGCCTGCGTAATACTCGTCAACAGCAAAGGAATAAAAAATTCTTACCGTGCGACATACTGCGGAGTTAACCTCTCCCTGGTAGCCGGAGAAGGGGAAGATCAACAAACAGGTTTTGCTATGGATTACCGCCTGCGGTTTGATGATCTCAACGCAGAAAAAATCGGCCGTGAGGCGGCTTTTCGCGCCGTCCGGATGTTGGGCGCAAAACCAGTTTCAACACGGGAAACCGCCGTATTGTTTGATCCCTATGTAGCAGCCGGATTTCTGGATTTGCTCGGTCCTGCGCTTACCGCCGAAGCGGTCCAAAAAGGACGTTCCTTTTTCATTGGAAAGGTTAACCAGCCTGTTGCAGCGCTGACGTTAAATATTATTGACGACGGAATTATGCCGGGCGGCATCGCTTCCGCTCCCTTTGACGGTGAAGGAGTACAGATGTCCAGGAAGACGTTGATAGAAGGGGGAGTTCTCAAAGGGTATCTGCACAACACTTATACAGCCGCCAAAGAAAACGGCGCCTCTACCGGAAATTGCATGCGGTCTTCATATAAAAGCGCACCGGATGTCGGAACTACAAACTTCTACATCCAGCCCGGCGTTTATGCCCCGGATGAACTGATTAATTCTACCGGGAACGGTATTTATATAACTGAAGTTATCGGTATGCATACGGCGAACCCTATTTCAGGCGACTTTTCGGTTGGAGCAGCCGGGATTTTAATTGAAAACGGGCAGCTGACCAAACCTGTCAGGGGAATTGCCATTGCCGGAAATATTCAGGAAGTCCTTCAGCAGGTTGATGGAATAGGCAGCGACCTGATCTTTTTTGGCAGTCAGGGTTCACCCACATTGCGAATAGCCCGGATGATCGTCAGCGGACATTAG